The following proteins are encoded in a genomic region of Anaerolineae bacterium:
- a CDS encoding Cell division protein FtsZ, which translates to MSTNAILNSIESFAKIKVVGVGGGGCNAVDRMIDEGLQGVEFVGINTDAQALLNSKAPIRVRIGEKLTRGLGSGGDPETGRKAAEESAEDLYNILKGADLIFITAGMGGGTGTGAAPIVAQIAKECGALTIGVVTRPFSFEGPKRIQTAEQGISKLKEQADTLIVIPNDRLLQIIDRRVTVQQSFKLADDVLRQGVQGISELITVPGLINLDFADVRTIMSEGGAALMAVGTGKGEGAARVAAEQAISSQLLDITIDGARGILFNVTGGNDLTLHDVNEAAEIIKGTAHPDVNLIFGAVIDPTMKDEVRITVIATGFERSSPNRYAGEGVTRETKPERQAQNVPPSQTQRRDFQPRAFNTEDLDIPTFLRNRSTSDRLK; encoded by the coding sequence ATGAGTACCAATGCAATACTGAATTCGATCGAATCTTTTGCCAAGATAAAAGTGGTTGGCGTGGGTGGCGGTGGCTGTAATGCAGTCGACCGCATGATCGATGAAGGCTTGCAGGGGGTAGAATTTGTCGGCATTAATACTGATGCGCAAGCCTTGCTCAATTCAAAAGCGCCGATTCGCGTGCGTATTGGCGAAAAGCTGACCCGCGGTCTGGGTTCCGGAGGCGATCCCGAGACAGGTCGGAAAGCCGCCGAAGAATCTGCCGAGGATCTCTATAATATCCTCAAAGGCGCTGATCTCATCTTTATTACAGCCGGTATGGGAGGAGGCACCGGCACCGGGGCAGCACCAATCGTAGCTCAAATTGCGAAAGAATGCGGCGCTTTGACCATCGGTGTTGTAACGCGCCCCTTCTCTTTTGAGGGCCCAAAACGCATTCAAACGGCAGAACAGGGAATCAGCAAACTGAAGGAACAGGCTGACACCCTGATTGTCATTCCCAATGATCGCTTATTGCAAATCATTGATCGCCGAGTTACCGTTCAGCAATCCTTCAAGCTGGCTGATGATGTTCTCAGACAGGGTGTGCAAGGCATTTCAGAGCTGATCACCGTGCCGGGCCTGATCAACCTGGACTTTGCCGACGTACGCACCATCATGTCCGAAGGTGGTGCAGCTTTGATGGCAGTTGGAACCGGCAAAGGAGAAGGTGCAGCCCGAGTGGCAGCCGAGCAAGCCATCTCCAGCCAGCTACTGGATATTACCATCGATGGCGCCCGGGGCATCTTGTTTAATGTTACCGGCGGGAACGATTTGACGTTACATGACGTCAATGAAGCAGCCGAAATCATCAAAGGCACCGCTCATCCTGACGTCAACCTGATCTTTGGAGCAGTGATTGATCCAACGATGAAAGACGAGGTGCGGATTACCGTAATCGCCACAGGTTTTGAGCGCTCATCCCCGAACCGCTATGCCGGTGAAGGGGTTACCCGTGAAACCAAGCCCGAACGGCAAGCGCAAAATGTCCCACCCAGCCAGACTCAGCGACGCGACTTTCAGCCGCGCGCTTTTAACACCGAAGATTTAGACATTCCGACCTTTTTGCGCAATCGTTCGACAAGCGACCGGTTGAAATAA
- a CDS encoding Deoxyadenosine kinase: MTKRLVVIAGNIGTGKTSLAERIGARLGWYTAFESVADNPYLADFYADMRAWAFHLQVFFLGHRAQQYLQMVQLPQSVIIDRSIYEDAYIFARALYQMGNLSERDYQSYRTVFDLIVNQLPPPDLLIYLQAPVEVLLNRIQQRGRNIESGITADYLRLLESFYDDWLQTFDVCPVLTIRTDDLDYVHRPKHLNIVVQRIQERLAGREEVIFPQNAT; encoded by the coding sequence ATGACCAAACGATTGGTGGTAATCGCCGGAAACATCGGAACAGGCAAAACCTCGCTGGCAGAGCGAATCGGCGCCCGTTTAGGCTGGTACACTGCCTTTGAATCGGTCGCCGATAATCCCTACCTGGCAGATTTTTACGCCGATATGCGCGCCTGGGCATTCCATTTGCAGGTCTTTTTTCTTGGTCATCGCGCCCAACAATACCTGCAAATGGTCCAATTGCCTCAGTCGGTGATTATCGATCGCAGCATCTATGAAGATGCCTACATCTTCGCCCGTGCCCTTTATCAGATGGGCAATCTCAGTGAACGGGACTATCAATCCTATCGGACGGTTTTCGATCTCATCGTAAATCAACTGCCTCCACCGGACTTGTTGATATACCTCCAAGCCCCGGTGGAGGTCTTATTAAATCGCATTCAGCAACGCGGGCGCAATATCGAAAGCGGCATTACCGCCGACTACTTGCGTTTATTGGAAAGTTTCTACGACGACTGGCTGCAAACCTTCGATGTTTGTCCTGTCCTGACCATCCGTACCGATGACCTCGACTATGTCCACCGTCCAAAACATCTCAACATCGTCGTCCAGCGCATTCAAGAGCGCTTAGCTGGTCGAGAAGAAGTCATCTTTCCACAGAACGCGACCTGA
- a CDS encoding Ribonucleotide reductase of class II (coenzyme B12-dependent): protein MLTESRQSSTLLPLPSMPEGLPKVELTENARQVLIRRYVRRNPDGTPAETVEGMFWRVAYAVAQVEKQWSEDVIGIAIQYYELLTSRCFFPNSPTFTGAGTPLGQLAACFVLPISDDMGRRSTGIFQTLRDAALIQQTGGGNGFSFSRLRPKGALVKSSAGQATGPVGFLRVYDKAFGEVAQGGTRRGANMAVLRVDHPDIEEFITCKTDENAITNFNISVGITDAFMKAVIQGADWELRFPDVTAPEYKDFDGTLEQAEAAGIPIKVYKVVKARELFEKIVRQAHHNGEPGVLFLDAANLTNPVPHLYPLEATNPCGEQWLGPYENCCLGSLNLAQHFAPNHQVDWEKLQRNVELATRFLDDVVDANAYVPAVPQLREAAMKARRIGLGIMGLADLMYHVGIRYGSPEGQEFASQVMEFIRFHAMRASIQLAKERGPFPAIKGSIYDPENLTWKPPTPLFPYTRNWNRPFIDWQEIVAGIRQYGIRNAAQTTVAPTGTIATVAGCEGYGCEPVFALAYIRHVNDNGKDLQLHYTSPLFEKALIEAGLNEETRNRIIDHVIEYGTCQDLEEVPEEIRRVFVVSTDVTAEEHVRMQAAMQAFVDNSMSKTINFPANATVEDVMIAYQLAWQLGCKGITVYVTGSREKVVLETKSTAKKKAQEESGGYSAEQIALWQEQKKPRPRALHGYTYSINTPLGKAFITINENGGNQPFEVFINTAKAGSDTAAVSEAIGRLISYILRLASPVPPRERLKEVWRQLSGIGGGRSLGFGPNRVRSLPDGVAQVLAEYLENKEVHEESSYPQMPTLELDLDVERTNGNSPGSSSTSSPETSRLQIGDLCPECGQAAVVNEEGCRKCYACGYSEC, encoded by the coding sequence ATGCTGACCGAGTCCAGACAATCTTCTACCTTACTTCCTCTCCCTTCGATGCCCGAAGGGCTACCGAAAGTCGAGCTGACCGAAAACGCTCGTCAGGTTCTCATTCGCCGTTACGTGCGTCGCAATCCAGATGGCACACCTGCAGAGACCGTTGAAGGCATGTTTTGGCGGGTTGCTTACGCCGTTGCCCAGGTCGAAAAGCAATGGAGCGAAGATGTGATCGGCATTGCAATCCAGTATTATGAGCTATTAACCTCCCGATGTTTCTTTCCAAACTCGCCGACCTTTACCGGTGCTGGCACGCCTCTCGGGCAACTGGCAGCCTGCTTTGTCCTGCCTATCAGCGATGATATGGGACGGCGCTCAACCGGCATCTTCCAAACCCTGCGCGATGCAGCCTTAATCCAGCAAACGGGCGGAGGAAATGGCTTTTCCTTTTCCCGCCTGCGTCCCAAAGGCGCACTGGTCAAATCTTCTGCCGGGCAGGCTACCGGCCCGGTTGGATTCCTGCGCGTCTATGATAAAGCCTTTGGCGAAGTCGCTCAAGGTGGCACACGCCGTGGCGCAAATATGGCCGTGCTGCGGGTTGATCATCCAGATATCGAGGAATTCATCACCTGCAAAACAGACGAAAACGCCATTACCAACTTCAATATCTCCGTCGGCATTACTGACGCCTTTATGAAAGCCGTGATTCAAGGCGCAGATTGGGAATTACGTTTTCCGGATGTCACAGCGCCTGAGTACAAAGATTTCGATGGGACTCTGGAACAAGCCGAAGCAGCTGGCATTCCAATAAAAGTATATAAAGTGGTCAAGGCACGTGAACTATTTGAAAAAATTGTCCGCCAGGCTCATCACAACGGTGAACCCGGTGTTCTCTTTCTTGATGCCGCCAATCTGACGAACCCTGTCCCTCACCTCTATCCACTGGAAGCCACCAATCCTTGTGGCGAACAATGGTTAGGCCCTTATGAGAATTGTTGTTTGGGTTCCCTCAACCTTGCTCAGCATTTTGCGCCGAATCATCAGGTGGATTGGGAGAAACTCCAACGAAATGTTGAACTGGCTACCCGCTTTTTAGACGATGTTGTGGATGCAAATGCTTATGTTCCGGCAGTGCCTCAACTGCGTGAAGCTGCCATGAAAGCCCGGCGCATTGGTCTGGGCATCATGGGTTTAGCCGATCTGATGTACCACGTCGGCATTCGTTACGGCTCACCCGAGGGGCAGGAGTTTGCCTCGCAGGTAATGGAATTCATCCGCTTCCATGCCATGCGCGCCAGCATCCAACTGGCAAAGGAACGCGGGCCATTCCCGGCGATCAAAGGAAGCATTTACGACCCTGAAAATTTGACCTGGAAACCTCCTACGCCTCTCTTCCCTTATACCCGTAACTGGAATAGGCCCTTCATCGATTGGCAGGAAATCGTCGCCGGAATCCGCCAATACGGCATTCGCAATGCGGCTCAAACCACGGTTGCCCCTACCGGCACCATTGCAACCGTAGCCGGATGCGAAGGATATGGCTGCGAACCGGTGTTTGCTCTTGCATATATCCGCCATGTTAATGACAATGGCAAAGACTTACAACTTCACTACACCAGCCCCCTCTTTGAAAAAGCCCTGATCGAGGCAGGACTGAATGAAGAGACTCGCAACCGCATCATTGACCATGTGATCGAGTACGGTACCTGCCAGGATCTGGAAGAAGTGCCGGAAGAGATCCGCCGCGTCTTTGTCGTTTCTACCGATGTCACCGCCGAAGAGCACGTCCGGATGCAAGCCGCCATGCAAGCCTTCGTCGATAACAGTATGAGCAAAACCATCAATTTCCCGGCCAACGCAACGGTAGAAGATGTCATGATCGCCTATCAGCTTGCCTGGCAGTTAGGTTGCAAGGGCATCACCGTGTACGTCACCGGTTCTCGCGAAAAAGTCGTTTTGGAAACGAAATCAACCGCCAAGAAAAAAGCTCAAGAGGAAAGCGGCGGTTACAGCGCCGAACAAATTGCCCTCTGGCAGGAACAGAAAAAACCACGTCCACGCGCCTTGCACGGATACACGTACAGCATCAATACACCTTTAGGCAAAGCCTTTATCACCATCAACGAAAACGGTGGCAATCAACCCTTTGAGGTCTTTATCAACACCGCCAAAGCCGGATCGGATACGGCAGCCGTCTCCGAAGCGATTGGCAGATTGATCTCCTATATTTTGCGCCTCGCTTCTCCCGTGCCACCGCGTGAACGACTTAAAGAAGTTTGGCGGCAATTGAGCGGCATTGGCGGCGGGCGCTCCCTTGGCTTTGGACCCAACCGCGTTCGCTCTCTCCCCGATGGCGTCGCCCAGGTTCTGGCAGAGTACCTGGAGAACAAAGAAGTTCATGAAGAGAGTTCCTATCCACAAATGCCGACGCTGGAACTGGATCTGGACGTTGAACGCACGAACGGAAATTCACCCGGATCATCATCTACCTCATCACCCGAGACATCCCGCCTGCAAATCGGAGATCTATGTCCCGAATGTGGGCAGGCTGCTGTCGTCAATGAGGAAGGGTGTCGCAAATGCTATGCCTGTGGCTATAGCGAGTGTTGA
- a CDS encoding 4-amino-6-deoxy-N-Acetyl-D-hexosaminyl-(Lipid carrier) acetyltrasferase, with translation MDEPIKPILFPLINANEPEMTLASIEVQQGQLVQAGQVLAVVETTKTTAEIIAESAGYVFLNHLQAGVIVRAGEHFGYLSPEPNLDLQSLRVNQEISKIGAMEKPSMDVRLTEPARRLAEQLQIDLNLLPKGEWITEQRLRRWLEEEGLGIEMTISPSVDPAAVLIFGGGGHGKSLIELIRASGQHAIAGIIDDIKPLGSLILGVPVIGRSQDLPRFYQNGYRLMINAVGGIGDISQRVSVFERGRSAGFSFPTVIHPTAFVEGSAALGEGAQLFPHAYLGSDARLGFGVIINTGAIVSHDCEVGDYVNLSPGAILAGEVKVGEATLIGMGVTVNLRVKIGAHCRIGNGATIKQDVPDRTIVRAGTIWPP, from the coding sequence ATGGATGAGCCAATCAAACCCATTCTCTTTCCTCTGATCAACGCCAATGAACCAGAAATGACATTAGCCTCCATCGAAGTTCAGCAGGGACAACTAGTTCAGGCAGGGCAGGTTTTGGCAGTGGTAGAGACAACCAAAACCACGGCAGAAATAATCGCCGAGAGCGCCGGCTATGTCTTTCTCAATCATCTGCAAGCGGGAGTGATTGTACGTGCAGGAGAGCACTTTGGATATCTCTCTCCAGAGCCGAATCTGGATCTGCAAAGCCTGCGGGTTAACCAGGAGATATCTAAAATTGGTGCGATGGAAAAGCCCTCAATGGATGTGCGCCTTACCGAACCAGCTCGACGCCTGGCAGAACAATTGCAGATTGATCTAAACCTTTTACCCAAGGGCGAGTGGATAACCGAACAACGCTTACGGCGCTGGTTAGAAGAAGAAGGCCTGGGAATTGAAATGACGATTTCGCCATCCGTGGATCCTGCTGCAGTTTTGATCTTCGGTGGCGGAGGACATGGAAAATCACTGATCGAGTTGATCCGTGCCAGCGGACAACATGCCATTGCTGGCATCATTGACGATATCAAGCCCCTGGGCAGCCTCATTTTGGGAGTACCGGTAATTGGACGTAGCCAGGATCTACCTCGTTTCTATCAAAACGGTTACCGGCTTATGATCAATGCGGTTGGAGGGATCGGCGATATTTCACAGCGGGTGAGTGTCTTCGAGCGGGGCAGATCGGCTGGTTTTTCATTCCCAACCGTTATCCACCCTACGGCATTTGTTGAAGGAAGTGCTGCTTTGGGCGAAGGCGCTCAACTGTTCCCGCATGCCTATTTGGGCAGTGATGCCAGGCTTGGCTTTGGTGTCATCATCAATACGGGGGCGATCGTCTCGCACGATTGTGAAGTGGGAGATTACGTCAACTTATCACCTGGGGCAATTTTAGCGGGAGAGGTCAAGGTGGGTGAAGCGACTTTAATCGGTATGGGGGTTACCGTCAATTTGCGAGTCAAGATTGGTGCCCATTGTCGTATTGGGAATGGCGCAACGATCAAGCAGGATGTACCGGATCGAACCATTGTGCGCGCCGGCACAATCTGGCCCCCCTAG
- a CDS encoding 1,4-dihydroxy-2-naphthoate polyprenyltransferase — MNASMWIKALQIIPHVNKDEWDRLDVISRWLISTRAAVLIMTFLSGAIAGILAYQRGVFQFLPWFLATLGIVFAHATNNLLNDYTDAARGVDQENYYRAQYGPQPLLHGLMTRRQHLTYSAVTGGLALAIGIYLVLYRGGLTLPLLLAGAFFVLFYTWPLKYIALGELAVLVVWGPLMVGGVYYVMSGNWDWNVVLASLPYALGVTGVIFGKHIDKIDMDRAKRIYTLPVLLGERLSRWTVVGMLVAQYLSVIYLVSTGFFSPILLVVLFALPAFLRVLAIFRFPKPQEKPRDFPEVWPNYFVAAAFFHNRRFGLFYLAGLILGLIVRL; from the coding sequence ATGAATGCTTCGATGTGGATCAAGGCATTACAAATTATTCCCCATGTAAACAAAGACGAATGGGATCGCCTGGATGTGATCTCGAGGTGGCTGATTTCTACCCGCGCCGCTGTGTTGATTATGACGTTCTTAAGCGGGGCAATCGCAGGTATTCTGGCTTATCAACGCGGAGTTTTTCAATTTTTGCCCTGGTTTTTAGCCACCCTGGGAATTGTATTCGCCCATGCGACCAATAATTTGCTCAATGATTATACCGATGCAGCTCGCGGTGTCGATCAAGAAAATTACTATCGCGCTCAATACGGTCCGCAACCTCTCCTGCATGGCTTGATGACCCGTCGGCAGCACCTAACCTACTCGGCAGTGACCGGAGGACTAGCCCTGGCAATTGGTATCTACCTGGTTTTGTATCGGGGTGGATTAACCCTGCCATTGCTGTTAGCGGGTGCGTTCTTTGTTCTTTTTTATACCTGGCCGTTGAAATATATTGCTCTTGGCGAGCTTGCAGTTTTAGTTGTTTGGGGCCCGCTGATGGTCGGTGGAGTGTATTATGTTATGAGTGGGAACTGGGATTGGAACGTTGTGCTTGCCAGCCTGCCTTATGCTTTGGGAGTCACCGGGGTGATATTTGGCAAACATATCGACAAAATCGATATGGATAGAGCGAAACGCATTTACACTTTACCGGTCCTTCTGGGTGAGCGACTCTCGCGTTGGACGGTAGTGGGAATGCTGGTTGCGCAGTATCTATCAGTAATTTATCTGGTTTCAACTGGATTCTTCTCTCCCATCTTACTGGTCGTCCTTTTCGCCCTGCCGGCCTTTCTGCGCGTCCTTGCGATCTTTCGCTTCCCAAAACCTCAAGAAAAACCCCGGGATTTCCCCGAGGTTTGGCCGAATTATTTTGTGGCAGCCGCCTTTTTTCACAATCGTCGGTTTGGCTTGTTTTATTTAGCGGGTTTGATTTTAGGTTTAATTGTGCGACTTTAA
- a CDS encoding Lipid carrier : UDP-N-acetylgalactosaminyltransferase: MIARKSIPLSKRIFDLLASSFLVVILSPLLLFIALLVWLVHGSPVIFRQQRPGYHGKPFICYKFRTMNDRRDEHGKLLPDEQRLTGLGKFLRSTSLDELPELFNVLRGEMSLVGPRPLLMQYLDRYTPEQARRHEVLPGITGWAQINGRNALSWEDKFRLDVWYVDHWSFWLDLKILALTVVKVLRREGISSEGFATAPEFMGSVKTGEKESEANTPHGC; encoded by the coding sequence TTGATCTCCTGGCAAGCTCCTTTTTGGTTGTCATTCTTTCACCTCTGTTGCTCTTCATTGCCTTGCTGGTTTGGCTGGTGCATGGGTCACCGGTGATCTTTCGTCAGCAGCGTCCTGGTTACCATGGCAAGCCATTTATCTGTTATAAATTTCGCACCATGAACGATCGCCGCGATGAACACGGCAAGTTGTTGCCAGATGAACAACGTCTGACTGGCTTGGGGAAATTTCTGCGCTCGACCAGCTTAGATGAATTGCCGGAGCTGTTTAATGTCCTGCGTGGCGAGATGAGCCTGGTGGGACCGCGTCCGTTGCTGATGCAATACCTCGACCGTTATACACCCGAACAGGCTCGCCGCCATGAGGTGTTACCTGGCATCACCGGTTGGGCGCAAATTAATGGGCGCAATGCCCTAAGCTGGGAGGATAAATTCCGCCTGGATGTCTGGTATGTGGATCATTGGTCCTTCTGGCTCGATCTGAAGATTCTGGCTTTGACCGTTGTTAAGGTATTGCGCCGCGAGGGCATCAGCAGCGAGGGATTTGCTACGGCGCCGGAGTTTATGGGCAGCGTGAAGACAGGCGAAAAAGAAAGCGAGGCAAATACTCCGCATGGATGCTAA
- a CDS encoding Acetoin dehydrogenase E1 component alpha-subunit produces the protein MDAKFLYRIMCRIRFFEELVLEKFPTGVFVGTTHTYLGQEANAVGVIANLQAEDIIFSNHRGHGHFLAYGGEPRALFAELMGKKSGVCGGRGGSQHLHWKNFYSNGVQGGIVPIATGMALAEKQKQSGAIAVAFLGDGTLGEGVIYETFNMASKWQIPILYVVENNRIAQTTPIELSLAGSIAARFHAFGIACEELDTSDVVEICDVAARWVNRVRQNQAPGALILHTWRFGPHSKGDDTRPAEEIAFLKETRDPLKIQAARLAPGEREAIEAEEQALIEQAFQLALEDEYPAPEDALTPGPSTEGRGETDSLSLRERVRVRDENFESPVALTSDSSPTGRGEDAEGRKKPLTVLQSLNLAIHQALAKDKRVFLLGQDILDPYGGAFKVTQGCSTHFPQRVFPTPISEAGLVGIAAGMALRGLLPLAEIMFGDFLTLIADQVINHIAKFRWMYNDAVNVPLVIRTPVGGGRGYGPTHSQSLEKLYLGVPGIHVVAVTHFGEPQALLLQAILQDSEPVIFIEHKSLYPLSIWDDQDRELEREVGWTELGYPIYTLRLRGSPPANLTLIAYSYMAEVARQAMIQLAYQAEIFCELIVPTQLRPCAEGMLRESVQRTGRALVIEEGTLSFGWGAEILARIAEHSFSPSARLGRIGAAEHPVPASPPLERVTLPGVEDIFRKAQNLLKP, from the coding sequence ATGGATGCTAAATTCCTCTATCGGATCATGTGCCGCATCCGTTTTTTTGAAGAGCTGGTGTTGGAAAAATTTCCAACGGGTGTCTTTGTCGGCACAACCCATACGTATCTCGGGCAGGAGGCGAATGCAGTTGGAGTGATTGCCAACCTGCAAGCAGAGGATATTATTTTCAGCAACCATCGCGGTCATGGACATTTTCTGGCGTATGGTGGTGAACCACGGGCGTTATTTGCCGAATTAATGGGGAAGAAGAGTGGTGTTTGCGGTGGAAGAGGCGGCTCCCAGCATCTGCATTGGAAGAACTTTTACTCCAACGGCGTGCAGGGTGGAATCGTGCCGATTGCCACCGGGATGGCACTGGCAGAGAAGCAGAAGCAAAGCGGGGCAATCGCGGTGGCATTTCTCGGAGATGGAACATTGGGGGAGGGAGTCATCTATGAAACCTTCAATATGGCGAGCAAGTGGCAGATTCCCATTCTTTATGTGGTCGAGAACAACCGAATTGCCCAAACCACCCCAATTGAATTGAGCCTGGCTGGCTCTATCGCCGCTCGTTTTCATGCCTTTGGAATTGCCTGTGAAGAGTTGGATACCAGTGACGTGGTAGAGATTTGTGATGTAGCCGCAAGGTGGGTTAATCGAGTTCGCCAGAATCAAGCACCTGGAGCATTGATTTTACATACCTGGCGTTTTGGGCCTCATTCAAAAGGGGATGACACCCGCCCTGCGGAGGAGATTGCGTTCCTCAAAGAAACTCGCGATCCGCTGAAGATCCAGGCTGCACGTTTAGCGCCTGGCGAGCGGGAAGCGATTGAAGCTGAGGAGCAGGCATTGATTGAGCAAGCTTTTCAGCTGGCGTTGGAGGATGAATATCCTGCGCCGGAGGATGCCCTCACCCCCGGCCCCTCTACCGAAGGGCGAGGGGAGACAGATTCCCTCTCCCTTAGGGAGAGGGTTAGGGTGAGGGATGAAAACTTTGAGTCACCTGTAGCCCTCACCTCTGACTCCTCGCCTACAGGGCGAGGGGAGGATGCCGAAGGGAGAAAAAAGCCTCTCACCGTCCTGCAATCCCTTAACCTCGCCATCCATCAGGCTCTTGCGAAAGATAAGCGGGTGTTCCTTCTTGGTCAGGACATCCTTGATCCATATGGAGGCGCCTTCAAAGTCACACAAGGGTGCTCGACCCATTTCCCACAAAGGGTTTTTCCTACCCCGATCTCTGAAGCTGGACTGGTGGGGATAGCGGCCGGTATGGCACTGCGGGGACTGTTGCCGCTGGCGGAGATTATGTTCGGAGATTTTCTAACCTTGATTGCCGATCAGGTTATCAACCATATTGCCAAATTCCGCTGGATGTATAATGATGCTGTGAATGTTCCCTTGGTCATCCGCACCCCTGTGGGAGGTGGGCGCGGTTATGGACCGACCCATTCTCAATCTTTAGAAAAACTCTACCTGGGTGTGCCGGGCATTCATGTTGTGGCGGTGACACATTTTGGAGAGCCGCAGGCATTGTTGCTGCAAGCCATCCTTCAGGACAGTGAGCCGGTCATCTTCATTGAGCATAAGAGTTTATATCCGCTGTCTATCTGGGATGATCAGGATCGTGAGCTGGAACGCGAGGTGGGGTGGACGGAATTGGGGTATCCCATCTATACTTTGCGCTTGCGAGGATCGCCGCCTGCAAATCTGACCTTGATTGCGTATAGCTATATGGCAGAAGTGGCTCGTCAGGCAATGATTCAGCTTGCCTATCAGGCAGAAATCTTTTGCGAGTTAATCGTCCCAACCCAGTTGAGACCCTGCGCTGAGGGTATGCTCAGGGAATCGGTTCAACGCACCGGCAGAGCGCTGGTGATTGAGGAGGGTACGTTGAGTTTCGGCTGGGGTGCTGAAATCCTGGCAAGAATTGCTGAACACTCCTTTTCGCCCTCAGCCCGGCTGGGCCGGATTGGGGCTGCCGAGCATCCTGTTCCCGCCTCTCCACCGTTGGAAAGAGTGACCTTGCCAGGTGTGGAGGACATCTTCCGAAAGGCGCAGAACCTGCTGAAGCCTTAA
- a CDS encoding Ribonucleotide reductase transcriptional regulator NrdR yields MQCPYCKNTTSKVIDTSHDSRGGVRRRRECEKCGQRFSTYERPILATPLIIKADGTREEFDREKLLRGIRIACAKRPVSAADIERLVGEIEANLQAMGRAEVSSRVVGDMVIAGLKELDQIAYIRYAIVYLRLSDLRSIRDEIDHLLES; encoded by the coding sequence ATGCAATGCCCGTATTGTAAAAATACGACTTCAAAAGTGATCGACACTTCCCACGATTCGCGGGGCGGGGTGCGTCGGCGACGCGAGTGCGAAAAGTGTGGGCAGAGATTTAGCACTTATGAGCGACCCATCTTAGCTACCCCTTTGATCATCAAAGCTGATGGAACCCGAGAAGAATTTGATCGCGAGAAGTTGTTGCGGGGCATTCGGATCGCCTGTGCGAAACGCCCGGTCTCTGCTGCTGACATTGAACGTCTGGTCGGGGAAATTGAAGCAAACCTTCAAGCAATGGGCAGAGCAGAGGTTTCGTCCCGCGTTGTGGGGGATATGGTGATCGCCGGGCTAAAAGAACTGGATCAAATCGCCTATATCCGTTACGCCATCGTTTACTTAAGACTTTCCGACCTGAGATCGATTCGAGACGAAATCGATCATCTCCTTGAGAGTTGA